One window of Mesorhizobium loti R88b genomic DNA carries:
- a CDS encoding ATP-grasp fold amidoligase family protein has product MTAEASSSWTGGFILSVAGLLLTLRHPALTVRFLIKLGYLPNLATPETYHEMLLWRKIVDRNPLFVTLTDKLAAKAHIRSACPELAVPRTLWSGRDPADIPLDLLAGDVIVKTNHGCAMNIFVANGTPNRGLMITKARHWLRKIYGRRDGEWAYWPVVPTVFVEERLALSGARIATDIKVHVCGGVVTHAWVEDKAAARSLLLDRDANPLPGRDPDYPREDQAVPVNTQLLNYVRQAISIAPVIAGNLDYIRIDFLVTDNCLYGGEIVVYPGAGYGTTTNPAFAGEIERLWRLDQSAFLRRQHKGAVRLYADALRARCRERQQESLT; this is encoded by the coding sequence ATGACTGCCGAGGCCAGTTCTTCCTGGACAGGAGGCTTTATTCTGTCGGTCGCAGGGTTGTTGCTGACCCTTCGTCACCCCGCGCTCACGGTGCGCTTCCTGATAAAACTCGGCTATCTACCCAATCTGGCCACGCCCGAAACGTACCATGAAATGTTGCTCTGGCGGAAAATCGTCGACCGCAATCCCCTGTTCGTGACGCTGACCGACAAGCTCGCAGCCAAGGCGCATATTCGCAGCGCCTGCCCCGAACTTGCCGTGCCCCGCACACTCTGGTCCGGGCGCGACCCTGCCGACATTCCTCTCGACCTGCTGGCCGGCGATGTCATCGTCAAGACAAACCACGGCTGCGCGATGAACATATTCGTTGCCAATGGAACCCCCAATCGCGGCCTCATGATCACCAAGGCGAGGCACTGGCTGAGAAAAATCTATGGCCGCCGCGATGGCGAATGGGCCTATTGGCCCGTCGTCCCCACCGTTTTCGTGGAAGAGAGGCTGGCGCTCTCCGGCGCGAGGATCGCGACCGACATCAAAGTACATGTCTGCGGCGGTGTGGTAACCCATGCCTGGGTCGAGGATAAGGCCGCAGCGCGTTCGCTGCTTCTTGACCGGGACGCCAATCCATTGCCAGGGCGCGATCCGGACTATCCCCGCGAGGATCAGGCGGTGCCCGTCAACACGCAGCTTCTGAACTATGTCCGTCAGGCGATATCGATCGCCCCGGTCATCGCCGGCAACCTCGACTATATCCGCATCGACTTCCTGGTCACCGACAATTGCCTCTATGGCGGCGAGATCGTCGTCTATCCCGGCGCTGGCTATGGCACCACCACCAATCCGGCGTTCGCCGGCGAAATCGAGCGGCTTTGGCGGCTCGACCAGTCCGCATTTCTGCGGCGGCAGCACAAGGGCGCCGTGCGACTCTATGCCGACGCGCTTCGCGCCAGATGCCGGGAGCGACAGCAGGAATCGCTGACATGA
- a CDS encoding ATP-grasp fold amidoligase family protein: protein MKMGYLPNPAAPVRYHELLLWRKILDHNPLFVTLTDKLAAKAHIHDACPGIAVPRTLWSGRNPADIPPGLLAGDVVVKANHGCAMNMFVANGEPDRAAVVRKARHWLNKTYGRRDGEWAYWPIVPTVFVEERLPLCGGTIATDIKVHICSGVISHVWVEDKHAERSLLFDREGNPLPGRDPDYPREDQALPVNARLIDYVTQAISMAPGIAGDLDYVRIDFLVTDERLHAGEIVIYTAAGYGTWTNPAIAAEIERLWRLDQSAFLRRRHRGAMRLYADALRARCRSGANR, encoded by the coding sequence ATGAAGATGGGCTATCTGCCCAATCCGGCGGCGCCCGTGCGCTACCATGAGCTTTTGCTCTGGCGAAAGATTCTCGATCACAATCCGCTGTTCGTGACGCTGACCGACAAGCTCGCAGCCAAGGCTCATATCCATGACGCCTGTCCCGGCATCGCCGTGCCTCGGACGCTCTGGTCCGGACGCAACCCTGCCGACATCCCGCCGGGCTTGCTGGCCGGCGACGTCGTGGTCAAGGCAAACCATGGCTGCGCCATGAATATGTTCGTTGCCAACGGTGAGCCCGATCGCGCTGCCGTCGTTCGCAAGGCGAGGCACTGGCTCAATAAGACTTATGGCCGGCGCGATGGCGAATGGGCCTATTGGCCCATTGTCCCGACCGTTTTCGTGGAAGAGCGGCTGCCGCTTTGCGGCGGGACGATCGCCACCGACATCAAGGTCCATATCTGCAGCGGCGTGATCTCCCATGTCTGGGTCGAGGATAAGCACGCCGAGCGTTCACTGCTGTTCGACCGGGAAGGCAACCCATTGCCCGGCCGCGATCCGGACTATCCCCGCGAAGATCAGGCCTTGCCTGTCAATGCGCGGCTCATCGACTATGTCACCCAGGCGATCTCGATGGCACCCGGCATAGCCGGGGACCTCGACTATGTCCGGATCGACTTCCTGGTCACCGACGAGCGGCTCCATGCCGGCGAAATCGTCATCTATACGGCCGCCGGCTATGGCACATGGACGAACCCGGCGATCGCCGCGGAGATCGAGCGGCTCTGGCGGCTCGATCAATCCGCATTCCTGCGCCGGCGGCACAGAGGAGCGATGCGGCTTTATGCGGACGCCCTTCGCGCCAGATGTCGGAGCGGCGCAAACCGCTGA
- a CDS encoding MerR family transcriptional regulator: protein MDKSPDAFRTISEVAEDLDLPQHVLRFWETRFNQIKPMKRGGGRRYYRPQDVELIKGIRHMLYDQGYTIKGVQKLLRENGNHFLVAIGNGDMAAVEAISQRKQADQVPLTPAAQPRGGDDELVGQPRVKPSRRFFGLGKSDEEGPVTPDASKLSRDNRALLQEALFDLLECKRLLDQVR from the coding sequence ATGGACAAGAGCCCTGACGCCTTCCGCACCATCAGCGAGGTCGCCGAAGATCTCGACTTGCCCCAGCATGTGTTGCGCTTCTGGGAGACGCGCTTCAACCAGATCAAGCCGATGAAGCGCGGCGGCGGCCGTCGCTATTACCGGCCGCAGGATGTCGAGTTGATCAAGGGCATCCGTCACATGCTCTACGACCAGGGCTATACGATCAAAGGCGTGCAGAAGCTGCTGCGCGAAAACGGCAATCATTTCCTGGTCGCCATCGGCAATGGCGATATGGCCGCCGTCGAGGCGATTTCGCAACGAAAGCAGGCAGACCAGGTGCCACTGACACCGGCAGCGCAGCCGCGTGGCGGCGATGATGAGCTGGTTGGCCAGCCAAGGGTCAAGCCCAGCCGCCGCTTTTTCGGCCTGGGCAAGAGCGACGAGGAAGGTCCCGTTACGCCGGACGCGTCGAAACTGTCGCGCGACAATCGCGCGCTGCTGCAGGAGGCGCTGTTCGACCTCCTGGAATGCAAGCGTCTGCTTGACCAGGTGCGCTGA